TAAACGCAGCCGATCGCTTCCTTCGTGTCCTGCGCGGTGCGGTCGCCGATGAGCACGTTGAACTTGCGGCGGATATACTTGATGAGCGCTTCGTCGAAGCGGTCGCCGGCGATCTTGATGGAGGTCTTGTTGGCGACGCCGCCGAGCGAAATGACGGCTATATCCGTTGTTCCGCCGCCGATGTCGACGACCATGTTTCCGCAGGGTTTGATGATGTCGATGCCCGCGCCGATGGCGGCGGCGATAGGCTCTTCGATTATGTAAACGTGTCTCGCGCCCGCCTTTTTGACCGCGTTTCTGACAGCGAGGATCTCAACTTCGGTGATGGAGGAGGGGACGCATACCATTATTCTCGGCCAGAAGCTCGTGTTGCCGAGCACCTTGCGGAGAAAGTACTTGATCATCTTTTCCGTCAGATCGTAGTCGGAAATGACGCCGTCCTTAAGCGGACGGACGGGCTCGATCGTGCCGGGCGCTCTGCCGAGCATCTGCTGCGCCTCGATTCCGACCTTTTTGATTATCTTATTGACCTTGTCGACCGCCACGACGGACGGCTCGTTGAGCACGATGCCCTTGCCCTTGACGTAAATAAGGACCGTTGCGGTGCCGAGGTCTATACCGACGTCTGTTCCGAATGCCATATAACTCTCCTTCCGCCGCGGGCGCGGCAGGTTATTTCTGTAGTCAAATAATAATTATAACCGAAACTTCCGATTATTGCAAGAGAAGACGCTAATTTTTTCTTTTCAGCTGTTTCGTCGTGAAAAGGGTGACGCAGCGCACTTCGTTCGCGCCGTAGAGTTTGAGCATCTTCGCGCACTCGCTGAGAGTCGCGCCGGTGGTGAAAACGTCGTCGATAAGGAGCACGTTTTTGCCGAAAAGCTCGCCGCCTTCGTCGTCGACGTCGAACATGCCGAAGACGTTTGCGTGGCGCTCGTCGAGATTGCGCGAACGCTGACTGCGCGAGTCGTCGGAGTAATAACGCAGCAAACCTTCCTTCAGTTCAAGCCCGAATTCGTCGCAAACGGCTTTCGCGAGCGTCGCGTTCGGCGACCTGCCCGCGCCCAGACGCGGCCCGCGGACGTTGTCGTCGATGCGCGATCTGTGGTCGGGCACGCGTATCGCGAAATCGATGCGGTCGCCCGCGTATGCGTCGCGCGCGGTCTCGGCCATGTACGCGGCGAAGACCTCCGCGCGCCATTTCTCGCGGTTGGTTTTGAACTTCAGCAGCCCGCGGTTATACGGCTCCGCGTAGTAGAATGGCGCGACGGCGCGTTCGAACTGCAGCCCCTTGCCGCATTTGCAGTATTTGCGTTCGCAGCCGCACTTGCGGCACACGCTGCCGGTGATGCGCGGCAGCTTTTCCTCGCAGCGCTCGCAGACGGTGCGCGCCATCGGGATAAGTTCGTCGCAGAAGGCGCACCTGTTAGGGTACAACATGTATCCGAGCGCCTTCAAAAAGGTGATCTTGCGTTCCATTGAATACCTCTCAGAGCGCTTCAAGCCGCAGGAACTGCGCCAGCGCGGTGTAGCGGAGGCGCTCCTTCTTGTTTTTCGTCATATACTCCACGTCCTCGCGCGAGCCGACGACTATGCACGTATCCTTCGCGCGGGTCACGGCGGTGTAGAATAGATTGCGATACTGGAGCTTTTTCGGCGCGGCGGTGGGGAAGACGACGTATGCGTATTCGCTGCCCTGGCTTTTGTGCGCCGTTATCGCGTACGCGTGTTCGAGCTGCCCGAGCCATTCGTACGCGTACTGCGCGCGCCGGCCGTCGAAGTCGATGGTGACGAACGGCTCCTTGCCGATGGCGGTTATGATGCCTATGTCGCCGTTGTAAACGCCGGCGCCGGCGGAGCCGTCCGGCAGTTTGTATACGATGTCGTAGTTGTTTTTCGTTTGCATGACCTTGTCTCCGACGCGGAAGACGGTCGAGCCGAAGACGCGTTCGCCCTTGTCCGCGGACTTCGGGTTGAGAAGCGCCTGCAGACGCGCGTTCAGCGCGGCGGTGCCGCTTTCGCCGATTCGGGTCGGGGTGATTATCTGAATGTCTTTGACGGGGTCGGCGCCGTACGCTTTCGGCAGGCGGTTGACGCACAGATCGACGACGGTTTCGGCGATTGAAGCGGGGTCGCTCCCGCGCAGGAAAAAGAAGTCGTGCTTCGTGTCGTTCAGCACCGGCAGTTCGCCGTTGACAATCTTGTGAGCATTGGTGACAATCATACTGTCTTCGGACTGTCTGAAGATAACGTCGAGGTTGACGCAGTGGATTACCTCGCTTTTGATTATGTCCTCGAGCACGTTTCCCGCGCCGACGGATGGGAGCTGGTTGAAGTCGCCGACAAAGACCAGTCTGCACCCGGGTTTGACCGCGCGGAGCAGCGCCTCGAAGACTATGACGTCCACCATGGAAAGCTCGTCTATTATCAGTGCGTCGCATTCGAGCGGATGCGTTTCGTCGCGGTTGAAGACGGGCAGATCGTCATCGTCGTTCGGAACGACTTCGAGCAGGCGGTGTATCGTTTTCGCTTCCTTTCCCGTCAGCGCTGTCATACGCATCGCGGCTCTGCCCGTAGGCGCCGCGAGCAGTATCTTCATGCCGTTGCGCTCGAAAAGCGAAATGATGCCGCGCAGGGTGGTCGTTTTGCCCGTTCCGGGGCCGCCGGTAAGCACGAAAATGCCGTTTTCGGCGGACGCGATTATCGCCTCCGTCTGCTTGTCCGAATATTTGATGTCGTTTTCTTTTTCGATCTTCGGTATCAGATCCCTGTATTTCAGCGGAGCTTTTTTATGCGAGTTCAGCGCGTAAAGCAGCTCGGCGCAGGCGTTTTCCGCGTTGAAATACTCCGGCAGGAATATCTTTTCCGCGCCCGCGTCGCCGAAGGCGGTCAGGTACGCTTTGGCGACGGAGTTTATCAGCGCTTCGTCGACGACCGAAGGCTCGACGGAGAGCATTTGCGCGGTCAGATCCGTCAGCTGTCTGCGCGGCAGATACGTGTGTCCGTTCTGCAGGTTATACCGCAGCATATAGCGCAGGCCCGCTTCGACGCGGCGCGGGAAATCGCCGTCGAAGCCGAGCCTCGCTGCGAGCGCGTCGCAGGCGGGGAAGTCGAAGCCGCGCACCGACTCGTAAATCGCGTAAGGGTTGCGCTCGACCGTATCGACGGCTGCTTCGCCGAACGCGTCGTAAACTTTTATAGCGTTGTGCGCCTCTATCCCGAGGTCGATCAGCGAGATTATCGTCGTTCTTGCGGAGTTCTGCTTCGCGAACTCGTCCGAGAACGCCATGGCTTTCGCCTTGGTAACGCCGCGCACGGTCGCGAGCTTGTCCGGGTGATTCTCGATAATGTCGAGCGATTCGTCGCCGAACTTGTCGACGATCGCCTTCGCCGTTACGGGGCCGATGCCCTTTATCGCGCCGGAGGCGAGATATTTCAT
The genomic region above belongs to Clostridia bacterium and contains:
- a CDS encoding ComF family protein, which encodes MERKITFLKALGYMLYPNRCAFCDELIPMARTVCERCEEKLPRITGSVCRKCGCERKYCKCGKGLQFERAVAPFYYAEPYNRGLLKFKTNREKWRAEVFAAYMAETARDAYAGDRIDFAIRVPDHRSRIDDNVRGPRLGAGRSPNATLAKAVCDEFGLELKEGLLRYYSDDSRSQRSRNLDERHANVFGMFDVDDEGGELFGKNVLLIDDVFTTGATLSECAKMLKLYGANEVRCVTLFTTKQLKRKN
- a CDS encoding rod shape-determining protein, with protein sequence MAFGTDVGIDLGTATVLIYVKGKGIVLNEPSVVAVDKVNKIIKKVGIEAQQMLGRAPGTIEPVRPLKDGVISDYDLTEKMIKYFLRKVLGNTSFWPRIMVCVPSSITEVEILAVRNAVKKAGARHVYIIEEPIAAAIGAGIDIIKPCGNMVVDIGGGTTDIAVISLGGVANKTSIKIAGDRFDEALIKYIRRKFNVLIGDRTAQDTKEAIGCVYMPSDVISIPVKGRCLMTGLPKTIDVNSEDMLAAFEEPANAISDAVCRVLEGTEPELVADISKNKIHLTGGGSLVKGLAELLTVRTGIQTVVAEDAVSCVVRGTGIALENEKLFAAISHNALMSD
- a CDS encoding ATP-dependent RecD-like DNA helicase — encoded protein: METETLKGTVNSVIYVNELNRHTILKLLTDNGEITVAGTFADVNPGETLILTGGFSVHPKYGRQFNAVSYEKELPDSAAVIMKYLASGAIKGIGPVTAKAIVDKFGDESLDIIENHPDKLATVRGVTKAKAMAFSDEFAKQNSARTTIISLIDLGIEAHNAIKVYDAFGEAAVDTVERNPYAIYESVRGFDFPACDALAARLGFDGDFPRRVEAGLRYMLRYNLQNGHTYLPRRQLTDLTAQMLSVEPSVVDEALINSVAKAYLTAFGDAGAEKIFLPEYFNAENACAELLYALNSHKKAPLKYRDLIPKIEKENDIKYSDKQTEAIIASAENGIFVLTGGPGTGKTTTLRGIISLFERNGMKILLAAPTGRAAMRMTALTGKEAKTIHRLLEVVPNDDDDLPVFNRDETHPLECDALIIDELSMVDVIVFEALLRAVKPGCRLVFVGDFNQLPSVGAGNVLEDIIKSEVIHCVNLDVIFRQSEDSMIVTNAHKIVNGELPVLNDTKHDFFFLRGSDPASIAETVVDLCVNRLPKAYGADPVKDIQIITPTRIGESGTAALNARLQALLNPKSADKGERVFGSTVFRVGDKVMQTKNNYDIVYKLPDGSAGAGVYNGDIGIITAIGKEPFVTIDFDGRRAQYAYEWLGQLEHAYAITAHKSQGSEYAYVVFPTAAPKKLQYRNLFYTAVTRAKDTCIVVGSREDVEYMTKNKKERLRYTALAQFLRLEAL